One window of Flavobacterium ammonificans genomic DNA carries:
- a CDS encoding T9SS type A sorting domain-containing protein → MSVMRFLFLFFFTGVAFGQQLHRQMLSAQGKVATTSKGIVVSQTFAQQSTIGTSVNGKMIVSQGFQQSKSSSAAPIKPIENKTTVFPNPITDQVNFKMDHPVPGKISFSLFDIHGRLLEHQEKEAPNQVLTINNLMLAAGEYFVKLEGTNYSFGTAILKSK, encoded by the coding sequence ATGAGTGTCATGCGATTTTTATTTTTATTTTTTTTCACAGGAGTAGCCTTTGGCCAACAGTTACATCGTCAAATGTTGTCCGCTCAAGGTAAGGTTGCCACTACATCCAAGGGTATTGTGGTGAGCCAAACATTTGCTCAACAATCCACCATTGGAACCTCGGTAAACGGAAAGATGATCGTTAGCCAAGGTTTTCAGCAGAGTAAATCCTCTTCGGCGGCTCCCATAAAGCCAATAGAAAATAAAACCACGGTTTTTCCAAATCCAATTACCGATCAAGTAAATTTTAAAATGGATCATCCCGTTCCGGGCAAAATCTCTTTTTCATTATTTGATATTCACGGACGTCTTTTGGAACACCAAGAAAAAGAAGCACCAAATCAAGTACTTACCATCAACAACCTGATGCTTGCCGCAGGCGAATATTTTGTCAAATTGGAAGGCACCAATTATTCCTTCGGAACCGCAATTCTTAAATCTAAATAA
- a CDS encoding helix-turn-helix domain-containing protein, translating into MLLTVSLFTLFLSFVVLKNNWSGNKTAVYLSFFLQITAIYGITHYLILYSQSAFWIAIFYNHFTALMLLLGPLLYFYVRGVINDTSSLTKKDLLHFIPALIHGIGLIPYLILPFEEKIKIANSIILDIDVLTKINVNYWYSAGTSFLTRPIHLLIYAIVSCYLVWTNYKVKTEDKDIPKKQLAFSYRWIVILLTTVILLTLGFLYITVSSLSSKPSIGLEKSYPLYLVMGLTFCSISFFLLLFPTILYGIPRRLKNRRPFENNENQINYKWEKDTATNEPFAEIAQQILEYIKTEKPFVDPSFSISDISFALKIPQNHVSYCIHEILNTRFPKLKSELRVQYAIDLLESNSKEVLTIEAIGEKSGFKTRSNFYTTFKDLTGVTPSEYIENQKKKGVSFVQ; encoded by the coding sequence ATGCTTTTAACTGTTTCTCTGTTTACGCTATTTTTATCTTTCGTTGTTTTAAAAAACAATTGGAGCGGAAATAAAACCGCCGTGTATTTATCTTTTTTTTTACAAATTACAGCCATCTATGGCATTACCCATTATTTAATTCTTTACAGTCAATCGGCATTTTGGATTGCGATTTTTTACAACCACTTTACCGCATTAATGTTGCTTCTTGGTCCGCTGTTGTATTTTTATGTGCGAGGTGTAATTAACGACACTTCTTCATTAACTAAAAAAGACTTGCTTCATTTTATACCTGCGCTTATTCACGGCATTGGATTAATTCCTTATCTAATTCTACCGTTTGAAGAAAAAATTAAAATTGCAAACTCCATTATTCTCGATATAGACGTGCTGACTAAAATTAATGTAAACTATTGGTATAGCGCAGGCACGAGCTTTCTCACTAGACCGATTCACTTATTAATTTACGCCATAGTAAGTTGTTATTTGGTTTGGACCAATTACAAAGTAAAAACAGAAGACAAAGACATTCCAAAAAAACAATTGGCTTTCAGTTACAGATGGATTGTAATTTTACTCACTACGGTTATATTACTTACACTAGGTTTTCTTTATATCACTGTATCCTCTTTAAGTTCAAAACCGAGCATAGGTTTAGAAAAATCCTATCCTCTATACCTTGTTATGGGGTTGACTTTTTGTTCAATTTCATTTTTTCTACTCTTATTCCCTACCATTTTATATGGAATTCCAAGACGTTTAAAAAACAGAAGGCCGTTTGAAAACAATGAAAATCAAATCAATTACAAATGGGAAAAGGATACCGCTACAAACGAACCTTTTGCAGAAATAGCGCAACAAATTCTGGAATATATTAAAACAGAGAAACCATTTGTAGACCCGAGCTTCTCGATAAGTGATATTAGTTTTGCCTTGAAAATACCTCAAAACCACGTGAGTTACTGTATTCATGAAATACTAAACACCCGATTCCCAAAGTTAAAATCGGAACTACGCGTACAATACGCAATTGATTTGTTGGAAAGTAATTCCAAAGAAGTGTTAACTATAGAAGCTATTGGCGAAAAATCAGGCTTTAAAACACGCTCCAATTTTTATACAACCTTTAAAGATTTGACTGGCGTTACTCCCTCCGAATATATAGAAAATCAAAAGAAAAAAGGAGTGAGTTTTGTTCAATAA
- the recA gene encoding recombinase RecA, which produces MSSEKEAKLKALQLTLDKLDKTYGKGTVMKMGDKAVEEVEVISSGSLGVDLALGVGGYPKGRIIEIYGPESSGKTTLTLHAIAEAQKAGGIAAFIDAEHAFDRNYAEKLGVDIENLIISQPDNGEQALEIAENLIRSGAIDIVVIDSVAALTPKSEIEGEMGDSKMGLHARLMSQALRKLTGTISKTHCTVFFINQLREKIGVMFGNPETTTGGNALKFYASVRLDIRRSSQIKDGENVIGNRTKVKVVKNKVAPPFRTAEFDIMYGEGVSKTGEILDLAVEFEIIKKSGSWFSYGDTKLGQGRDAVKALIKDNPELADELEEKIKSQIKELAAE; this is translated from the coding sequence ATGAGTTCAGAGAAAGAAGCCAAGTTAAAAGCGTTACAACTTACGCTGGATAAGCTAGACAAAACCTACGGAAAAGGAACTGTAATGAAAATGGGCGATAAAGCCGTTGAAGAAGTAGAAGTCATTTCTTCTGGATCGCTTGGTGTCGATTTAGCATTAGGTGTTGGTGGTTATCCAAAAGGCAGAATCATCGAAATCTACGGACCAGAATCATCTGGTAAAACAACTTTGACATTGCACGCTATTGCCGAAGCGCAAAAAGCTGGTGGAATTGCTGCTTTTATTGATGCAGAACATGCTTTTGATAGAAACTATGCAGAGAAATTAGGAGTTGATATTGAAAACTTAATTATTTCACAGCCTGATAATGGGGAACAAGCATTAGAAATTGCTGAAAACTTGATTCGTTCTGGAGCTATTGATATTGTGGTTATTGACTCGGTTGCAGCCTTGACTCCAAAAAGCGAAATTGAAGGCGAAATGGGAGATTCTAAAATGGGTCTTCACGCGCGTTTGATGTCACAAGCACTACGTAAATTAACTGGTACAATTAGTAAAACACACTGTACTGTTTTCTTTATCAACCAGTTGAGAGAGAAAATCGGAGTAATGTTTGGTAATCCAGAAACTACAACGGGTGGAAACGCATTAAAGTTCTATGCTTCAGTTCGTTTGGATATTCGTCGTTCGTCTCAAATTAAAGATGGCGAAAACGTAATTGGAAATAGAACCAAAGTGAAAGTGGTAAAAAACAAAGTGGCACCACCATTTAGAACTGCTGAATTTGACATTATGTATGGCGAAGGGGTGTCTAAAACAGGTGAAATCTTAGATTTGGCTGTTGAATTTGAAATCATCAAAAAATCAGGTTCGTGGTTCAGTTATGGTGATACTAAATTAGGTCAAGGACGTGATGCAGTTAAAGCCTTAATCAAAGACAACCCAGAATTAGCTGATGAATTAGAAGAAAAAATCAAATCGCAAATCAAAGAATTAGCGGCTGAGTAA
- a CDS encoding lysophospholipid acyltransferase family protein — translation MRGIKMLFWLLWRIWFYIMIAFPILVMLPLLLLSIVSERGYNYFFALARIWGKFILFSMGFYYKVETIEKLVPNKSYMIVANHTSMTDIMLMLAVVDRPFVFVGKKELASIPLFGFFYKRTCILVDRNNAESRRAVYESAQKRLNRGLSVCIFPEGGVPYDESIVLDKFKDGAFRLAIEHQIPIVPISFGDNKKRLSYTFFSGSPGLMRVKIHSHIETKGKTLDDRKAIKDEVYQIIYNQLVTFDNTIA, via the coding sequence ATGAGAGGAATTAAAATGCTATTTTGGTTGCTGTGGCGCATATGGTTTTACATCATGATCGCCTTTCCTATATTGGTGATGTTGCCATTATTGTTATTGTCAATAGTATCAGAGCGCGGCTATAACTATTTTTTTGCATTAGCAAGAATTTGGGGCAAGTTCATATTGTTTAGCATGGGTTTTTATTATAAAGTGGAAACCATCGAGAAGCTAGTACCCAACAAAAGCTATATGATTGTGGCCAATCATACTTCGATGACCGATATTATGTTGATGTTGGCCGTAGTAGATCGTCCTTTTGTGTTTGTAGGAAAAAAAGAATTGGCTTCAATTCCGTTGTTTGGATTTTTTTACAAGAGAACCTGCATTTTAGTAGATAGAAATAATGCCGAAAGCAGAAGAGCGGTATATGAAAGTGCACAAAAAAGATTGAATAGAGGATTGAGTGTTTGTATTTTTCCAGAAGGGGGAGTTCCTTATGACGAGTCGATTGTACTGGACAAATTTAAAGATGGTGCTTTCCGATTAGCCATTGAACATCAAATCCCGATTGTTCCTATTTCTTTTGGCGACAACAAAAAACGATTGTCCTATACTTTTTTTAGCGGAAGTCCCGGATTAATGAGGGTAAAAATCCACTCACACATAGAGACAAAAGGTAAAACCCTAGACGACAGAAAAGCGATTAAAGATGAAGTTTATCAAATTATTTACAACCAATTAGTAACTTTTGATAATACAATAGCATAA
- a CDS encoding DUF2975 domain-containing protein — protein MKKNNTTVLKGLHIASWIIFIGLCIEAGALLFNFVFTLFQPLATQNVYNGLDLSVLYEKEFPHFVGIMSCIVILAFMKSYLFYLVVKLFTQLNIVAPFSVEIAKIIEKISYEAFSIAMLSIITKQYAKRLIQKGYELSDTSAYWNDTAAFLMMAAIVYVISQIFKRGIELQQENDLTI, from the coding sequence ATGAAAAAAAACAATACTACTGTTTTAAAAGGCTTACATATTGCTTCTTGGATCATTTTTATCGGACTTTGTATTGAAGCGGGTGCGCTACTCTTTAATTTTGTTTTTACCTTATTCCAACCCCTAGCAACACAAAATGTTTACAACGGATTAGATCTTTCTGTATTATATGAAAAAGAATTTCCTCACTTTGTGGGAATAATGAGTTGTATCGTTATTTTAGCATTTATGAAATCCTACTTGTTTTATTTGGTGGTAAAACTATTTACTCAATTAAACATCGTTGCTCCATTTAGCGTCGAAATTGCCAAAATCATAGAAAAAATTAGTTACGAAGCTTTTTCAATAGCAATGCTGAGTATAATTACGAAACAATACGCTAAAAGACTGATTCAAAAGGGATACGAACTAAGTGATACAAGTGCGTATTGGAACGATACCGCGGCATTTTTAATGATGGCGGCCATTGTGTATGTCATATCACAAATATTCAAAAGAGGGATTGAATTACAACAAGAAAACGACCTAACAATTTAA
- a CDS encoding helix-turn-helix domain-containing protein: MAIIVNLDVMMAKRKISLNELSEKVELTLANLSILKTGKAKAIRFSTLAAICAALDCQPGDILEYTADK; encoded by the coding sequence ATGGCAATTATCGTAAACTTAGATGTAATGATGGCAAAACGCAAAATATCATTAAACGAATTGTCAGAAAAAGTAGAACTGACTTTGGCCAATCTTTCCATCTTAAAAACTGGAAAAGCAAAAGCGATTCGGTTCAGCACCTTAGCCGCTATTTGCGCCGCTTTAGACTGTCAACCAGGTGACATTTTAGAATATACCGCTGACAAGTAA
- a CDS encoding murein hydrolase activator EnvC family protein translates to MSKFLLSLFFVCATSLVWSQDSQQEKLEQRKAQIQQEIKENERLLQSVKKKEKSAVSVMAIQEKKIALKENLIKTTEKQAKLLSNDMYINQVEINKLKKELKVLKEDYAKMIVKSYKSRSEESRAMFLLSSKNFQQAYKRLQYMKQYTSFRKIQGEEINVKSKELSVYNQKLEVQKTAKQKLIEEKEKERLSLEQEKKEQEKIVNSIKKDKNKIANDIKKKQQEARNIDKQIDRLIRQAIAEANRKAAAERAKQKAAATAAAKEKKAAAAAAAKELANANKSGKTIKTVAKAVVEEEPEEEAKKPISSTKIDLTPEAKIVADNFRANKGRLPYPVERGKITLGFGNQAHPVYKSLMVHNSGVEITTDQGATARAVFDGVVTSVFDLTKVTKAVMIQHGDYFTVYQNLSSVNVSTGDKVTRKQALGRIRSNGETGKTVLKFLIYQNTSYINPAGWLSN, encoded by the coding sequence ATGTCAAAATTTCTCCTCAGTTTATTTTTTGTTTGCGCTACTTCATTAGTTTGGAGCCAAGACTCGCAACAAGAGAAGTTAGAACAACGAAAAGCTCAAATTCAGCAAGAAATTAAAGAGAATGAAAGACTCTTGCAATCCGTTAAGAAAAAAGAAAAATCAGCGGTGAGTGTCATGGCTATTCAAGAGAAAAAAATAGCGCTGAAAGAGAACTTGATCAAGACCACAGAAAAACAAGCGAAGTTGTTGAGTAACGATATGTACATCAATCAGGTGGAAATCAACAAGCTTAAGAAAGAACTCAAGGTACTTAAAGAAGATTATGCTAAAATGATTGTTAAGTCGTATAAAAGCCGTTCAGAAGAGAGCAGGGCGATGTTTTTATTATCGTCTAAAAATTTCCAACAAGCTTACAAACGCTTGCAATACATGAAACAATATACTAGTTTCAGAAAAATCCAGGGCGAGGAAATTAATGTGAAGTCAAAAGAACTATCGGTCTACAATCAAAAACTAGAAGTTCAGAAAACGGCTAAACAAAAATTAATCGAGGAGAAAGAAAAAGAGCGTTTGTCTTTAGAGCAAGAAAAGAAAGAACAAGAAAAAATAGTTAATTCAATTAAGAAAGACAAGAATAAGATTGCAAACGACATCAAGAAAAAACAACAAGAAGCGCGCAATATTGATAAGCAAATAGACCGTTTGATTCGTCAAGCTATTGCTGAAGCTAATAGAAAGGCTGCTGCTGAGCGTGCAAAACAAAAAGCTGCCGCTACTGCTGCAGCCAAAGAAAAGAAAGCAGCTGCTGCTGCCGCTGCAAAAGAATTAGCGAATGCTAACAAAAGCGGCAAAACCATCAAAACGGTGGCTAAAGCTGTAGTGGAAGAAGAACCGGAAGAAGAAGCTAAGAAACCAATTTCGTCTACAAAAATTGACTTAACACCCGAAGCAAAAATTGTAGCCGATAACTTTAGAGCTAACAAAGGAAGATTGCCATATCCTGTAGAACGAGGCAAAATTACTTTAGGGTTTGGAAATCAAGCACATCCAGTATACAAATCGCTTATGGTACATAATAGTGGTGTGGAAATCACCACCGATCAAGGTGCTACTGCAAGAGCCGTTTTTGATGGCGTAGTAACTAGTGTTTTTGATTTAACAAAAGTAACTAAGGCAGTAATGATTCAGCACGGCGATTATTTTACTGTGTATCAAAACTTAAGCTCAGTAAATGTGAGTACTGGAGATAAAGTAACTAGAAAACAAGCTTTAGGGCGCATTCGTTCCAATGGAGAAACAGGTAAAACAGTGCTTAAATTCTTGATATATCAAAACACTTCGTACATTAATCCTGCGGGTTGGTTGTCGAATTAA
- a CDS encoding DUF4292 domain-containing protein, with protein MRKVILLVFLTLLASCKTKQAAVTTVPEVTSTKEVSAEDIIANHYNNITNFETVYIKSNVRFSDEKQTQNVTAEIKIKKDEQILVSIRFLGITMAKALITPSSVSYYEKMNGTYFEGDFSGLTQWLGTDLDFSKIQNMLLGQAFDNLQQGKYALAKVDQGYELTDLQAGKTLKSFILDQENFRIQGQAIAQPEQDRMINVSYANQTSFNEGTLPLSVLIHALQAKEKTEISLNYTTVTFNEALSYPYSIPNGYKRILIK; from the coding sequence ATGAGAAAGGTCATACTATTGGTGTTTTTAACGTTGTTGGCGTCTTGTAAAACTAAACAAGCTGCCGTGACAACAGTGCCTGAAGTTACTTCAACTAAAGAAGTTTCGGCAGAGGATATTATAGCCAATCATTATAACAACATAACCAACTTTGAGACTGTTTATATCAAATCGAATGTGCGTTTTTCAGATGAAAAGCAAACACAAAACGTAACGGCAGAAATTAAAATTAAGAAAGACGAGCAAATTTTAGTTAGCATTCGCTTCTTAGGAATCACAATGGCGAAAGCCTTAATTACCCCCTCATCTGTAAGTTATTACGAAAAAATGAACGGAACCTATTTTGAAGGCGATTTCAGTGGTTTAACACAATGGTTGGGAACCGATTTGGATTTTTCTAAAATTCAGAATATGTTGTTAGGCCAAGCATTTGATAATTTACAACAAGGAAAATACGCTTTAGCCAAAGTGGATCAAGGGTATGAATTGACTGATTTGCAAGCAGGAAAGACCTTGAAATCTTTCATTTTGGATCAAGAGAATTTCAGAATACAAGGACAGGCTATTGCTCAGCCAGAGCAAGATAGAATGATTAATGTGAGCTATGCCAACCAGACTAGTTTTAATGAAGGAACGCTTCCTTTATCCGTTTTAATCCATGCTTTACAAGCCAAAGAAAAAACAGAAATTAGTTTAAATTACACCACAGTTACTTTTAACGAAGCACTTTCTTACCCGTATAGTATTCCAAATGGCTATAAAAGAATTTTAATTAAGTAA
- a CDS encoding tetratricopeptide repeat protein: MNTKTIVLFCITLFLPLSGWTQTEPEEIAMVSDEFQDSFYESLLQKGIENYDKAIVALEKCLVSQPNNATVHFELGKNYLALKQYENAYQAFLKASQIEPKNKWFWTGIYDLSFQTKNYERAMTAVQQLILFDERNKDDLIPLYMATNQLEKALTLIGEMNAKYGKSQERTQFKNQILLATKNQSSDWKELSDFKNYLDANDGNQAVQTMNSILANAQIPNAVKHRVVNEFLIFAYTNPQYEGALENAISVFDSDKEVNVAQAIGKFYQNKNNSEKAIRFYELALQKEVGIVETNLLLLQAYTTAKQFQKLAKKAEEGTELYPSQAYFYFYFGLANNQMRQFNKAKEALETGLDFVIDDLDLEINFNLQLAEAYNGLGDFKKKDSFFAKANQLIQQKKK, encoded by the coding sequence ATGAACACAAAGACGATAGTACTTTTCTGTATCACTCTGTTTCTTCCGCTTTCGGGATGGACGCAAACAGAACCTGAAGAAATTGCTATGGTCTCGGATGAATTTCAGGATTCCTTTTACGAATCCTTGTTGCAAAAAGGAATTGAGAATTACGACAAAGCGATTGTGGCTTTGGAGAAATGTTTGGTGAGCCAACCCAATAATGCGACAGTTCATTTTGAATTAGGCAAAAACTATTTGGCTTTAAAGCAATACGAAAACGCGTATCAAGCGTTTCTAAAAGCATCCCAAATTGAGCCGAAAAACAAATGGTTTTGGACAGGAATCTATGACTTGAGTTTTCAAACGAAGAATTACGAACGTGCGATGACTGCGGTACAACAACTGATTTTGTTTGACGAGCGTAATAAAGACGATTTGATTCCGTTGTATATGGCAACCAATCAATTAGAAAAAGCATTGACTTTGATAGGGGAGATGAATGCTAAATACGGTAAGTCACAAGAGCGCACGCAGTTTAAAAATCAAATTCTTTTGGCGACCAAAAATCAATCTTCGGACTGGAAAGAGTTGTCTGATTTTAAGAATTATTTGGATGCCAATGACGGAAACCAAGCGGTTCAAACGATGAATAGTATTTTGGCAAACGCCCAGATTCCTAATGCTGTTAAGCACCGGGTGGTCAATGAATTTTTGATTTTTGCATATACTAATCCGCAATATGAAGGCGCTTTGGAAAATGCAATTTCAGTTTTCGATTCAGATAAAGAAGTCAACGTTGCACAAGCTATTGGGAAGTTCTATCAAAATAAAAACAATTCAGAGAAAGCGATTCGTTTTTATGAATTGGCACTTCAAAAAGAAGTTGGAATAGTGGAAACTAATTTGCTTTTGCTTCAAGCCTATACAACGGCTAAACAGTTTCAAAAACTAGCAAAGAAAGCAGAAGAAGGAACGGAATTGTATCCTTCTCAGGCGTATTTTTATTTTTATTTTGGCTTAGCCAACAATCAAATGCGCCAATTTAATAAAGCGAAGGAAGCATTAGAAACCGGTTTGGATTTTGTAATAGACGATTTGGATTTGGAAATCAATTTTAATTTGCAATTGGCGGAAGCCTATAATGGTTTGGGCGACTTTAAGAAAAAAGACAGCTTTTTTGCGAAAGCAAATCAATTAATACAGCAGAAAAAGAAATGA
- a CDS encoding sugar phosphate nucleotidyltransferase: MKIIVPMAGRGSRLRPHTLTIPKPLIPVAGKPIVHRLVEDIAGVLNQEIEEIAFIIHESFGKQVEADLIAIAEKLGTKGTIYYQNEALGTGHAIMCAKDSLSGPAVIAYADTLIRADFDLDQNADSVIWVKQVDQPEAFGVINLNEANEIVELVEKPKEFVSDLAVIGIYYFKDVAVLKNELQLVLDNNIIHGGEYQINDGIKQMMAKGMKFVPGEVAEWMDCGNKDVTVETNSRMLGFLHNDGEHLVDYGVKSENSTIIPPCYIGEDVVLINATVGPNVSLGKGCHVVNSTIKNSLVQTHSHIKNANLDNAMIGNHASFDGNFTSISIGDYSVLE; this comes from the coding sequence ATGAAAATAATAGTACCAATGGCAGGACGAGGTTCTCGTCTTCGCCCACACACATTGACCATTCCTAAACCGTTAATTCCTGTTGCTGGAAAACCAATAGTTCACCGTTTGGTGGAAGATATTGCGGGGGTGTTGAACCAAGAGATTGAAGAAATTGCTTTTATTATCCACGAAAGTTTTGGTAAGCAAGTTGAAGCCGATTTGATTGCTATTGCTGAAAAATTAGGTACTAAAGGAACGATATATTACCAAAATGAAGCTTTGGGAACAGGTCACGCCATTATGTGTGCCAAAGATTCTTTGAGCGGCCCAGCGGTTATTGCTTATGCGGACACCTTAATTCGTGCCGATTTTGATTTGGATCAAAATGCCGATAGCGTGATTTGGGTAAAACAAGTAGATCAACCAGAAGCCTTTGGTGTAATAAACTTGAACGAAGCCAATGAAATCGTCGAATTGGTTGAAAAACCAAAAGAATTTGTTTCCGATTTAGCCGTAATTGGAATTTACTATTTCAAAGATGTGGCGGTGTTGAAAAATGAATTGCAATTGGTGTTAGACAATAATATCATTCACGGAGGTGAATACCAAATCAACGACGGAATCAAACAAATGATGGCGAAAGGCATGAAATTTGTTCCAGGAGAAGTGGCTGAGTGGATGGATTGCGGTAACAAAGATGTAACGGTAGAAACCAATTCTAGAATGTTAGGATTTTTGCACAATGACGGAGAACATTTGGTAGATTATGGAGTAAAATCGGAGAATTCTACGATTATTCCGCCTTGTTATATTGGTGAAGATGTGGTGTTGATTAACGCTACTGTTGGACCTAATGTGTCTTTAGGGAAAGGATGTCACGTTGTTAATAGCACGATTAAAAACAGTTTGGTACAAACGCATTCGCATATTAAAAATGCCAATTTAGACAATGCGATGATTGGAAATCACGCGAGTTTTGACGGGAATTTTACCAGCATCAGCATCGGAGATTATTCAGTTTTAGAATAA
- the dut gene encoding dUTP diphosphatase: protein MTIKIINKSQHPLPNYETIASAGMDLRADLDAPITLAPLGRVIVKTGLFIELPIGYEAQVRPRSGLAIKKGITVLNSPGTVDADYRGEIGVILVNLSNEDFVIENGERIAQLIIAKHERAEWIEVQELSETFRGEGGFGSTGVK from the coding sequence ATGACTATAAAAATCATCAATAAGTCGCAACATCCGTTGCCTAATTACGAAACGATTGCTTCGGCTGGAATGGATTTAAGAGCCGATTTAGACGCTCCCATCACCTTAGCTCCTTTGGGGCGAGTTATTGTAAAAACAGGCTTGTTTATTGAGTTGCCGATTGGTTACGAAGCTCAGGTTCGTCCAAGAAGTGGCTTGGCTATCAAAAAAGGAATTACAGTACTCAATTCGCCAGGAACAGTCGATGCCGATTACAGAGGAGAAATAGGAGTGATATTAGTAAATCTATCCAATGAGGATTTTGTAATTGAAAACGGCGAACGCATTGCTCAATTAATCATTGCCAAGCACGAACGTGCCGAATGGATTGAAGTTCAGGAACTGTCTGAAACCTTTAGAGGCGAAGGCGGATTTGGTAGTACTGGGGTGAAGTAA
- a CDS encoding lipopolysaccharide biosynthesis protein gives MGLYKSLFKQTAIYGLATVLPRMLSFLLVRLYTGILPTGEYGEVSIVLSWMVFFNVVLSYGMETAFFRFYNSETDKENVIATSTISIFWSSIIFIFGALIFRGTLASLANVDVQYITYAIWILVLDALVIVPFSKLRANQKPMLYAVIKIGNVAVNLALNLFFLLLLPKIAASSPNSFIGNLYVANYEIGYIFVSNLAASLLTLVVLSPNYLFLTRKFDVALWKKMMRYGLPILVAGIAFAVNEHFDKILLGYWLPESVAKSEVGAYSACYKLGLFMVLFATAFRLGIEPFFFSHSKNENAPQTYAMITKYFVIFGSLILLGVIVFADVLKFLLLDDKSYWEAMKVVPLIILANFFLGIYNNLSVWYKLTDRTKMGAYISIVGAVLTLVLNYLLIPKFSYYGSAIATIVAYGSMMLISYVLGNRYYPIPYDMEKIGGYLGLSIVFSAISFYGFRENYFIGISLLLVFVYFVYHNEKATILSIIKRKK, from the coding sequence GATTATATAAAAGTCTTTTCAAACAAACCGCAATCTATGGATTAGCAACGGTTTTACCGCGAATGCTGAGTTTTTTACTTGTGCGTTTGTACACCGGAATCTTGCCTACAGGTGAGTATGGAGAAGTTTCTATTGTGCTTTCATGGATGGTTTTTTTCAACGTGGTATTGTCGTACGGAATGGAAACGGCTTTTTTCCGATTCTATAATTCGGAGACCGATAAAGAAAATGTGATTGCTACTTCGACCATTTCTATTTTTTGGTCCTCCATTATTTTTATTTTTGGGGCTTTAATTTTCAGAGGCACTTTAGCTTCATTGGCTAATGTTGATGTGCAGTATATTACTTATGCTATTTGGATTTTGGTGTTAGATGCCTTAGTGATTGTGCCTTTTTCGAAGTTGCGCGCCAACCAAAAACCGATGTTGTATGCGGTTATAAAAATTGGAAATGTAGCCGTTAATTTGGCATTGAACCTTTTCTTCTTATTGCTTTTACCAAAAATTGCCGCTTCAAGTCCTAATTCATTTATTGGGAATTTGTATGTTGCCAATTATGAGATAGGTTATATTTTCGTTTCTAATTTAGCAGCAAGCTTATTAACTTTAGTTGTGTTATCACCCAATTATCTTTTCTTAACGCGAAAATTTGATGTGGCACTTTGGAAAAAGATGATGCGTTACGGATTGCCTATTTTGGTTGCTGGAATTGCCTTTGCAGTCAATGAACATTTCGATAAAATTCTGTTGGGATATTGGTTGCCAGAAAGCGTTGCTAAGTCGGAAGTTGGAGCCTATTCAGCTTGTTATAAACTAGGATTGTTTATGGTGTTGTTTGCCACAGCATTCCGATTGGGAATTGAACCCTTCTTTTTCAGTCATTCTAAAAATGAAAACGCGCCACAAACCTACGCCATGATTACCAAATATTTTGTGATTTTTGGTTCTTTGATTTTGTTGGGTGTAATCGTTTTTGCCGATGTATTGAAGTTTTTGCTTTTGGATGACAAATCCTATTGGGAAGCCATGAAAGTGGTGCCGTTGATTATTTTGGCTAATTTCTTTTTAGGGATTTACAACAATCTTTCGGTTTGGTATAAACTAACTGACAGAACTAAAATGGGCGCCTATATTTCGATTGTAGGAGCTGTTTTGACTTTGGTGCTGAATTACCTTTTAATTCCAAAATTCAGCTATTACGGCTCAGCTATCGCAACCATTGTGGCGTATGGAAGCATGATGTTAATTTCTTATGTATTGGGAAATCGGTATTATCCAATTCCGTATGATATGGAAAAGATTGGCGGCTATTTGGGCTTGTCGATTGTATTCTCTGCTATTTCTTTTTACGGATTCCGAGAGAACTATTTTATAGGAATCTCTTTATTGTTGGTATTTGTATATTTTGTATACCACAACGAAAAAGCAACCATACTCTCTATTATTAAACGAAAAAAATAA